The Gracilibacillus caseinilyticus genome segment ATCGGCGACTTTTTGGAAGCCTGCAATGTTAGCACCCATGACGAGGTTGCCGGTATGTCCATATTCTGTCGCAGCATTTACACATCGTTTGTATATGTTAGCCATAATTTTTTGAAGCTGTTCATCCACTTCCTTGAAGTCCCACGAAAGTCTCATGCTGTTTTGGGACATTTCTAAAGCAGAAACAGCCACACCACCGGCATTAGCAGCCTTACCAGGAGCAAATGATATATCATTTTTCATAAAAACCTCGATCGCATCAGCAGTACAAGGCATATTAGCACCTTCGCCGACAGCTTGTACGCCATTCTCCACTAGTGTTTTTGCCGCATCTTCATTCAATTCATTCTGAGTTGCGCATGGCATTGCAATATCACAGGCAATATTCCAAATGGCAGAAGAATCAGAAATGAATTCAGCATCTTGGTGCTTGTTCACATATTCTTTAATACGTTTCTCTTTCACTTGCTTGATTTGTTTCACTGTATCAATATTAATACCATTTTTGTCATAAATATAGCCATCTGAATCGCTGCATGCTATCACTTTGGCACCCAGTTCCTTAGCTTTTTCCATAGCATAAGTTGCGACATTACCACTACCGGAAACGACTACTGTCTTATTCTCAAAATTATCTTGCTGATCTTTCAGCATCTCTTTCACGAAATAGACAGCTCCAAAACCTGTCGCCTCTTTTCGTGCCAAGCTGCCTCCATAGTTTAAGCCTTTTCCGGTTAGCACAACTGCTTCATATTGTCCACGCATTTTTTTGTATTGACCAAAGAGGTAGCCGACTTCACGAGAACCGACACCGATATCTCCTGCAGGTACATCTTTGTTAGGACCAATGTGTTTGAATAATTCACTCATAAAGCTTTGACAGAAGCGCATAATTTCAACGTCTGATTTCCCTTTCGGATTAAAATCAGCGCCACCTTTACCGCCGCCAATTGGCAAACCAGTCAATGAATTTTTGAAAATCTGTTCGAATCCTAGAAATTTAACAATACTTATATTGACGGAAGGGTGAAAACGAATCCCGCCTTTATATGGACCAATCGTATTGTTGAATTGGATACGATAACCGCGATTGACTTGAATAACTCCATCATCATCTACCCATGGTACACGAAAGCTGATGGCACGGTCTGGTTCTACTATGCGTTCTAATATATTGTGTTCCATATAAATAGTCTTTTTCTCAAAGACAGGAACAAGTGAATGGAAGATTTCGCTGACTGCTTGAAGAAATTCATCTTCATTTGGATTTCGCTTTTTAACTGTTTCGAATACTTGATTTACGTAATTTGTTGCAGATTGTTTTGCATTGGCCATTGTCGCTAATTCTCTCCTTGCTTTTTGTAATATTTAATCTACATAGTGTTGTTCCCTCTCACCGCTTGACTCAAACGGTGCTACTCTCTGAAGTCGCTGCATTGATGTGTTCGATCTTCTTATCTGAAGGTACAAAATAAAGAATGACCATTCCAATTACAAACAGGATGATTAAGCTTAATATACCCGCATTCGATTTCCCGGTTATCTGAGCGGTAACCCCCAGTAACAACGGTCCAGTAATGGAAGCGAACTTACCGAAAATATTGTAAAACCCAAAAAATTCGTTGGCATTGTTTTTC includes the following:
- the gdhA gene encoding NADP-specific glutamate dehydrogenase, giving the protein MANAKQSATNYVNQVFETVKKRNPNEDEFLQAVSEIFHSLVPVFEKKTIYMEHNILERIVEPDRAISFRVPWVDDDGVIQVNRGYRIQFNNTIGPYKGGIRFHPSVNISIVKFLGFEQIFKNSLTGLPIGGGKGGADFNPKGKSDVEIMRFCQSFMSELFKHIGPNKDVPAGDIGVGSREVGYLFGQYKKMRGQYEAVVLTGKGLNYGGSLARKEATGFGAVYFVKEMLKDQQDNFENKTVVVSGSGNVATYAMEKAKELGAKVIACSDSDGYIYDKNGINIDTVKQIKQVKEKRIKEYVNKHQDAEFISDSSAIWNIACDIAMPCATQNELNEDAAKTLVENGVQAVGEGANMPCTADAIEVFMKNDISFAPGKAANAGGVAVSALEMSQNSMRLSWDFKEVDEQLQKIMANIYKRCVNAATEYGHTGNLVMGANIAGFQKVADAMVEQGVV